In Anolis carolinensis isolate JA03-04 chromosome 4, rAnoCar3.1.pri, whole genome shotgun sequence, the genomic window agaagagaaggctgagaggagacatgatagccatgtacaaatatgtgaagggaagtcatagggaagagggagcaagcttgttttctgctgccctgcagactaggacacggaacaatggcttcaaactacaggaaaggagattccacctgagcatcaggaagaacttcctcactgtgagagctgttgttcgacagtggaactctctccccggggccgtggtggaggctccttccttggaggcttttaagcagaggctggatggccatctgtcgggggtgctttgaatgcgatttcctgcttcttagcagggggttggactagatggcccatgtggtctcttccaactctactattctatgattctatgattctatgattctctaagGAGAGTCTTCTTTGCGTGCTACTGCTTTCTGAAATGGCACCAGTGGCAATGTTTGAGAGGGTCTTTTTTTGTAGTTGCGCTCAGCACATGGAATATTCTAGAATTTTGGATTTTCCTATTGCATGGATTTCTTTAGCATTTTAATTCAGATGGTGGTGAATTTGGTTGTTTCATTGATTCTTATGATATTTCTGTTTTGAgaggttgtttttaaaaaatatgaacgTAACTTCATTTAGCTGTTTTTGACAAGTCCATAATGGAAGAGGAAAGTCAAGAATACATCTTGATATTAGCTTGGAGGCCTATGGTTTTACCTGTGCAGGTAGATCCTCCACTAGTATAGATCCCAACTGTTCCATACTGTGATCATGTCTGTAGATTCTATCACCAATTCATCCCCTTGTGGctagctgctgcttcttcttcctcctactcctcctcctcctcctcctcctcctcctcctcctcctcctcttcttcttcttcttcttcttcttcttcttcttcttcttcttcttcttcttcttcttcttcttcttcttcttcttgctgaTGAGCCTTTTTGGAGTTAGATGACAGACAGACAAGGAGACAGATGCTAGAACCATACTTGAAACCTTACCTGTCAAGAGAGCCTGCCAGTGCTTGTGCTTGCTCTGCTGGCCTCACCTTCAAGAGACCAGGGTTGATACCATGACATAGAAACCGAACAGTGTTTTGTAAAAAGAAATTGTGtgaaaaaagaataaataaaccTACCTATAATTCAGGGGGTTTTTAAGTGAAGAGGAGCTTCAAGATGTATTAACATCTCAGAAACACGGAGTTCTGAACTCTCTGAGTAGAATGTAATTGACACTTTTTACATCTAAGCAGAAGTCCCAAAAAGACTTCCACTATGCATGTATCCCATGCTTGCTATGGATGTTAGAATAAAAAAAGTTTTCTAAGCTTTCTGCATCCAGAATAGTAACTCACGTGTGGATTTTTTTATCCATCCAGATTGCCCTTGCCTTGATAAAGACATTTTTTGTGCACTAAACTGATTGTGTGGGAATAATTTTAATATGTTTCTTAAGGTTTGCAACCATATgtagatttcattttttaaaaaacatatgttGCTTACATCAGAATGTCTTCTGTTAATCAAGCATTTTGATGAATTAATCTCCTGTGTTTCAATTTATATAATGATTTACATACGGTGAAATCTTCTTAAGGAAATTTGTAGAGAGGATGCCATGTGCATTCATTAAGCAGCCTGACTGTCTGCATTTTAAAAGGCTTTTGTCTGTCTTACATAAAATGCCCAAAGTAAGTGAATGGTTTAGGAAGGCGAGTGCTTTTAAGTATACAATATTAAATGGaatgattttttcttttctttcttttcttttaaggcAACAGGCATTTTTAAACCACCATTCAAATAGACTACTCTAAGTATGAGAAAGATCCAATTTGTTGCTTTCCCAATTCCTTAAAATGAAGGATAGACTAGTTCCAGGAATCTAGAGGCTAATTTTCTGTTCCCAGGACCCATTAGAGACCAcatgacaaaaaaaaccccaatgtaaAATAGATATGCACTTAGCACCAGAGATTGTTCTCAGACCTTGTTAGTAAAATGGCCAGAATCAGAGTTTGCAAAACTTCCTTTTCCCTTACAATTCCCCAAATTCTTTAGCCATCACAGCCACTGGGATGCTGATACAAAAAAAGTACTTTTTCCACTTGTAGTTTGACAAAAGTACCTTTTCTGGGTTTGAATATAATTTGTATTTATGCCCTATATCTGGGTATCCTGAAGTGTTTTATTAAGCTGATCAAATTTCTTAATGTTGTACTTGAGATAATAAACCTTGGAGGCAAAAACGTTATAGTTTGATACTTAGGGCACGAGATTCTGTctggttttggaagctaagcagggtcagtcctgattAGCACTTAAATGAGATACAACCAATGAATGTTGCAGGCTATGTTCTTGAGGAATATTCCTTGCTTGaaaaaaatcttatgaaattcatgttgacgggtgacttgaaggaacacacatGTACATTTTGATTCTCATATTTAGGGATGTAAGTCTTTACTAATTTTCATCTTGAAGGATGCAACAAAtcatttttaaagttttcttCTCACTGAAAAAAACCTTTACAAATTGCAGGTTTTCATAGCTCTTTGCTGGTTGCAACTTATTGTGCACAAAATTTTCAGGTGAACATTTTGCATTGAAAATAACCATGAGAAACAGCATTTTtacacagaaaatatttctggCCCAAACAATATTTCCAGTGCAAAAGATAGAAATCAAGATATCTCTCATCGTGCTTTCTAAACGCTCAAGAAATATGCTTTTCGATTATTTTCCAACTATTTTTGagtattctttccatctctatttCTACTTCTTGGCcacttttcatttattttctggaGTGGGTTTACAAGCATTTGATCATAATTAATGGGACTTCAAATGATCTCAGATATTAATTTTCTAACTGTTCCATTAAGGGACTGTTAGAGCTTTACTATTGCAACAAGAAAATTATTAACTCAGAACCTCCAGAAGTTACAAAGAATTGTGGTTGCCTGCCAATAAAAATGGCAGTCCATGCcagtttcttttttcttgttgTGCTAAGTCTATTAAATTCACTATGAAAAGCAAATGTTAAAACTAAAGGAAGCAACATAGAATGTTCTTGGTTAACCTGATTTtttctgtatttaattttttccagGTTATGGCCAAGAGGATGATTCGAAAGATGAGGAAGAcataaaagaggaggaggaggaagaagacaatGAGAGCAGTTCAACAGCTCATCCTCAGGGTAGCAATGAGCCAGGCACAGATGAAGAACATGATATTGGACCTGATCCAAAAGGCAGCTTTAGCTACCAAAATTCTCCAGTAAGTCATATCTCCAACCAGGATGCTGAAAATGAATCACTGCTAAGTGATGCTAGTGACCAGGTGGCAGATATTAAAACCCTTTGCTCCAGAGAGGCACAAGACTCCAAAGCCAATGTCCACCCCAAACATCCAACTGAAGCACACAGCTGCATGGATAAAATGACAGCAGTCTATGCCAACATCCTTTCAGACTCTTACTGGACAGGTTTAGGGCTAGGGCTCAAGCTGTCCAATTCTGAAAAGAAGGGATGTGACAACAGAAATGGAGCAAGCAAAAGTGACTTTGATTGGCATCAGGATGCCTTGACCAAAAGCCTGCAACAAAGCTTGCCAGCTAGGCCAGTCTGCAAACCAAACCTTTTCAGTTCAGTCCAGCTCTACCGACAAAGCAGCAAAATGTGTGGAACTGTATTCACGGGTGCTAGTAGGTTTCGCTGTAGGCAATGCAGTGCTGCCTACGACACCTTGGTAGAGCTTACCGTCCATATGAATGAGAGTGGCCATTACCAAGATGACAACCACAAAAAAGACAAGCACAGGCCTACTAGCTACTCCAAGCCCCGGAAACGAGCCTTTCAGGACATGGATAAGGAAGATGCTCAGAAAGTTCTGAAATGCATGTTCTGTGGTGACTCCTTTGATTCCCTTCAAGATCTAAGTGTTCacatgataaaaacaaaacactacCAAAAAGTGCCTTTGAAGGAGCCAGTACCTACTATTTCTTCTAAAATTGTAACTCCAGCTAAGAAACGTGTGTTCGACATAAATAGGCCTTGCTCCCCAGACTCAACCACTGGGTCATTTGCTGACACCTTCTCTTCTCAGAAGAATGCAAATCTGCAGCTGTCATCTAACAACCGTTATGGCTACCAGAATGGTGCTAGCTACACGTGGCAGTTTGAAGCCTGCAAATCACAAATACTCaagtgcatggaatgtgggaGCTCCCATGACACCTTGCAGCAACTCACCACACATATGATGGTCACAGGTCACTTTTTGAAAGTCACAAGTTCAGCCTCCAAGAAAGGAAAGCAGCTTGTTCTAGATCCACTAGCTGTAGAAAAAATGCAGTCACTTTCTGAGACACCAGCTAGTGACAGCCAACCTTCAAAACCCTCTAGTAATGTATCAACAGATTCTACATCTCCCGCTGTAGAATTAAAGAAAGAGGGCAAACAAAATAAATCTGAGGATGTGAATAAAGAGGAAAAAATGGTGAAGAGTGAAGATTATGAAGACATGCTTCAAAAACCACTGGACCCTACAATTAAATATCAGTACCTTAGAGAAGAAGATTTGGAAGATGCTTCAAAAGGTGGTGGAGATATTTTGAAGTCTTTGGAAAACACTGTCACTTCAGCCATCAATAAAGCCCAAAATGGAGCTCCCAGCTGGAGTGCTTATCCTAGTATTCATGCGGCCTATCAACTCTCAGAAAGTACAAAACCTTCCTTGCCAGTGGGATCCCAGGTTTTGCAAGTTAGGCCAACAGTCACTAATAAGTTGAGACCTATTGCTCCAAAATGGAAGGTTATGCCTCTAGTTCCTGTTTCGGCTAACATGTCCCAATGTACTCAAGTGAAGAAGGAAGGGGATACCAAAAAAGAAGTACAAAAGGACTATATGAAGGAGGGAAACAAAACCGATCCTGCCTCAGCCTGTCAGAATGAAGAAGAATCTC contains:
- the tshz2 gene encoding teashirt homolog 2 isoform X2 is translated as MPRRKQQAPKRAAGYGQEDDSKDEEDIKEEEEEEDNESSSTAHPQGSNEPGTDEEHDIGPDPKGSFSYQNSPVSHISNQDAENESLLSDASDQVADIKTLCSREAQDSKANVHPKHPTEAHSCMDKMTAVYANILSDSYWTGLGLGLKLSNSEKKGCDNRNGASKSDFDWHQDALTKSLQQSLPARPVCKPNLFSSVQLYRQSSKMCGTVFTGASRFRCRQCSAAYDTLVELTVHMNESGHYQDDNHKKDKHRPTSYSKPRKRAFQDMDKEDAQKVLKCMFCGDSFDSLQDLSVHMIKTKHYQKVPLKEPVPTISSKIVTPAKKRVFDINRPCSPDSTTGSFADTFSSQKNANLQLSSNNRYGYQNGASYTWQFEACKSQILKCMECGSSHDTLQQLTTHMMVTGHFLKVTSSASKKGKQLVLDPLAVEKMQSLSETPASDSQPSKPSSNVSTDSTSPAVELKKEGKQNKSEDVNKEEKMVKSEDYEDMLQKPLDPTIKYQYLREEDLEDASKGGGDILKSLENTVTSAINKAQNGAPSWSAYPSIHAAYQLSESTKPSLPVGSQVLQVRPTVTNKLRPIAPKWKVMPLVPVSANMSQCTQVKKEGDTKKEVQKDYMKEGNKTDPASACQNEEESPPQAEVCVEPKKSEPSPLKEESKAKEDEEKEQTKSKESVTSLLSNGCASSNHSSELPCLNPLSALQSVLNNHLGKANEPLRPQQNSSPSAGSVSIFHKSNLNMIEKPVLSPAPTPTKPARRYVFENNDQPIDLTKSKSKKGESVQAQSCTSPSQKHALSDIADMVKVLPKATTPKPAASSRIPSMKLEMDVRRFEDVSTEVSTLHKRKGRQSNWNPQHLLILQAQFASSLFQTSEGKYLLSDLGPQERMQISKFTGLSMTTISHWLANVKYQLRKTGGTKFLKNMDKGHPIFYCSDCASQFRTPSTYISHLESHLGFQMKDMNKLAVEQQTKVEQEISRISVQRSPETIAVEEDTDSKFKCKLCSRTFVSKHAVKLHLSKTHSKSPEHHSQFVAEVDEE